The genomic stretch GGGACGCGATCATCTCGTTGGTGAAATCCTCGGCCGTCATGTAGAAGATCCGGGATTCGGGATCCTTGTCCAGGATGGTATGCCCGATGGCCTGGGAGAGATGGGTCTTGCCCAGACCGGTGTTGGCGAGCATCAGGAGCGACTGATAGTCGCAGGAGCCGCCCGATGCCATGCTCCTGGACGCGGAATAGGCAAACTCGTTGGATTGACCGACGATAAAGCGGTCAAAGGTAAACTGGCTCTTGAGCCAGAGGTTTCTGGGCCGGGGCATGGAAGGCAGGGGCAACTGGTCGGGGTGGGTCGGGAGAGCGGCGGGAGAGGGCTCCCGCTTGCGGGCCTGGACCTTGAAGTCGACGGCCATATGGCCCATGCCCGAGGCCTCCAGTTTCTCCCGGATCAGGCTCAGGTAGTTTTCCATGACCCAGTTTCTGGAGAACCGGTTGGGGCAGCCCAGGACCATGGATGTCCCGTTCGCCTCCAGGCAGGAGATGGGATGGATCCAGAGGGAGAAGCTGTTTTTTGGAAGATAGGACCGGATTTGGTCCTTGACCTGGTCCCAGACCGCGCTCATGGCATGCTCCTCTTGTGACGTGTGAAGTTGGAAATTTGGAGTTTGAAGTTGAATGGTGAAGCTGCGGTTTGAAATTAGCCTTGTTCGTTGTGCCTTGCGCCTGCAATGTTGATCGAGGCTTTTACACGAAATCGCAAAGGCCTGTCAAAGGTCACGGCGGGGAATGAACACTTACGTTAGGTCTCCTTTTCGACACCTGCTAACCGGTCCCGTTTGCAGGCAAAAACGGATGCGCAGATGTAAGGGGGCGAGAAAAGGGACGAAATCACCTGTAGAAAATCATATGTAAAGACAATGGGTTAATCAAAATTGAAGTATTGTGGAAAATGTTATCCACATCATCGAACTCCCGATTACTTCATCTTTCACACTTTTTTGGCGATTTTCAATTTTTCTGGCTTTTTTTTTCGGTACAGGGGGGAGCGGGTGACGCGCAAAATCAGGATTGCGGTGCTGGCAGGGGGTTGGTCCGGTGAGAGACAAGTCTCTTTAAAGAGCGGAAAGGCTGTTTACGAGGCCCTCAACAGGGAGAGATACGATGTAACCCTCTACGATCCCCGGGACGACCTTGAGACTTTGATCAGAAAGAGGGGGGAGATAGACCTGGCTTTTATCCTGCTTCATGGAAGGTTTGGAGAAGATGGAAGGATCCAGGGGATGCTGGATCTGTTGCAGATCCCCTTTGTGGGATCCGGGGTACTGGCCAGCGCCATGGCTCTGAATAAACGGGTTGCAAAGGATGTTTTTAGAAGGGCCGGGCTGCCGGTGGCAGAGGATATGATCCTGAATCGCGGAGAGGGGTTTTCTGCAGACGAGGTTGCGGAGAGGCTCGGGGTTCCTCTGGTGGTCAAGCCGGTCTCCGAGGGGTCCAGTCTCGGGATCGCTATCGCACATGACAGGGAATCGATCGCGGAAGGTATAAAGAAGGCCTTTCAGTATGACAGGGAGGTGATGGCCGAGGCATATGTGGCGGGAACCGAGATTACCTGTTGCGTTCTGGGGAACCAGGCGCTCGAGGCACTTCCTGTTGTGGAGATTGTTCCGACGGATGCGTACGCCTTTTTTGACTACGAGGCCAAATATACGCCGGGCGCCACCCGTGAAATCTGTCCGGCCCCCATCCCGCAGGTCCTGGCCCAAGAGGCCGCCAAATGGGCAAAAGCAGCGCACACCGCCCTGGGCTGCCGCGTTTGGAGCAGGAGCGACATGATCATTCGGGATGAGACCCTCTATCTGTTGGAGACCAATACCATCCCCGGAATGACCGAGACCAGCCTTTTTCCCCTGGCGGCCCGGGCCGCAGGCATGTCCCTTTCCGATCTCCTGGACAGGATGATCGCCCTTTCCCTGGAGGATTAGCCGATCTGATTTACAACATCTCCCCCAGACTCCCCGCACCGGGTTAGGGCCGGCGTTTTTCAATGATCATCATGCGGCCTTTTCCGACCGCGGCCACCGATCCATCCTCCAGGCAGGCAGTGGTGTCGATATCGAGCAGTCCTTTCTCCTCCCTTTTTAACGCGGCTTTCAGGATGAGCCGGGATTCCAGGGGCACCGGCTGACGGTACCGGACCTCCAGTCTGGCCGTGACCGCGTCATATCCCAGATGGAATGAGACCCACCCCAGCAGTTCGTCAAAGATAAGACTGATCACCCCGCCATGAAGATACCCTGACCATCCGCAGTATCTCTTTTCAGCGATGAAGTCGGTCTTGACCCCCGCCGGTCCGTGATTGACGATGCTGAGCTGGAGTCCATTGGGATTGTCTTTTCCGCAGCAGAAACAATAGGCATCCTTTATAAGGGGGTGGTTCATCGGGCATCTCCTTCAGCATTTCGGGTTCAGTCCGGCTTCACCTGGTGCGGCCGCCGGATGCCGTTCCCACCGGTATTAACGCCGGAAAACACCTGTGTCAAGCCGTGAATACAGCCGACAAGATCCGATGGCCCTGCACGGTTGCCAAAAGGGTTTGGAATTATCTTCTTGTGAACAAAAACTTTTTTATTGACAGGCGAGGGACGGATTCATACTATACAAGAATGCTATAGAATGAAATGCTATAGAATCTTGGACGAATAAGGCCTGGCCGTATGGGGAGGGAGTGCATCGTATGCAGAATGAGGCGCTGGCATGAAATTATCCACGAGAAGTCGGTACGGCACGCGAATGATGCTCGATTTGGCCGCCCACTACGATGAAGGACCGGTGCAGATCGGAGATATTTCAAGACGTGAGAATATCTCTGTCAAATATCTTGAACAACTCATTATCCCGCTTAAGAAGGCCCGCCTGATCGAGAGCGCCCGCGGTCCAAAGGGGGGGCATATGCTGACCAAATCCCCTGAGGAGATTACCATTGGAGAGATTGTCCGGGTGATGGAGGGGGGGATAGACCTGACCCACTGCATAGAAAACCCGGACGTGTGCGAGAAGACCAACAGTTGCCTGACCCGTACCGTCTGGGAGGATGCCACCCGGGCGATTTATGAGAGACTCGATGCCTCAACCCTGGCCAACATCATCGAGAAGGGAAGCAACAGATAAGCGGTAGGCGATGTCGCCTGCCAGGGAATGCTTAAATGGATGAGAACACTGAAAAAGTCAGCATCGTCGACGCAGGACAGGGTGAAGGGGGCAACATGAAAATTGCCTCCATCGCCATCAGCAGGAAGAAAGGGACCCCCAAGGGGGAGGTGAGAGAAGCGTCACTCCTCAAGGATTACGGGATTGAAGGTGATGCCCACGCAGGCCCGTGGCACCGGCAGGTGAGTTTCCTTTCGGCTGAAAGCATTCAAGGTGCACGGGGTCGGGGGCTGGATGTGGCTTTTGGAAGCTTTGCAGAGAATATCGCCACAACAGGGGTTGACTGGCAAGCGATTCCAGTGGGGACCCGGATGGGCCTTGGAGATTCAGCCCTGGTGGAGATCACACAGAAAGGGAAGGATTGTCACAAGCGGTGTGCGGTCTACTATCTGTCCGGGGATTGCATCATGCCCCGGGAAGGGGTGTTCGGCAGGGTGATCAGTGGCGGGAAGATCCGGTGTGGCGACGCGGTGCGCATCGTGGGGAGGCCTTGATGCGACCCTACGACGTTAAGACGATGCCCGGATGCGTCAAGGGGCCCACGCATCCGTTTAAGGACAGGAGAAAACCAGATGGCAAGAACAATAGAAGAAATAAATGAAAAGATCCGGGCAGGGTCTGTCGTGGTGTTTACCGCTGAGGAGATAATCGAGGTGGTTCGTGAAAAAGGGATTAAGCGGGCGTCGCGAGAAGTGGATGTTGTGACCACCGGGACCTTCAGCCCCATGTGTTCTTCCGGGGCGTTTATCAACCTCAGGCAGGAACAGCAGAAGATGAAGTTTGGCGGCGGGTATGCAACCCTCAACGACGTTCCCGCATACGCCGGATTGGCCGCCGCAGATATTTACCTCGGGGCAACCGCACTTCCCGAGGGTGATCCGCGTAACAATAACGGCCGGCCGGGACGTTTCAGATACGGGGGCGCCCATGTGATTGAAGAGCTGGCGCAAGGCAAGAAGGTCCTTCTCAATGCAGGGGGTTACGGAACCGATTGTTACCCCAAGAAAAGGCGCGAGCAGATGATCGGATTTGAAGATATGAATGAGGCGTTTCTTTTCAACCCCAGAAATTGTTATCAGAATTATAACGTGGCGGTGAACCTCTCTGACAAGCCGATCTATACCTATATGGGTAAGCTCAAGCCGAGACTGGGAAATGCCAATTATTGCAGCGCTGGTCAACTTTCCCCGCTCTTGAACGATCCGATGTACCGCACCATCG from Deltaproteobacteria bacterium encodes the following:
- a CDS encoding PaaI family thioesterase, which produces MNHPLIKDAYCFCCGKDNPNGLQLSIVNHGPAGVKTDFIAEKRYCGWSGYLHGGVISLIFDELLGWVSFHLGYDAVTARLEVRYRQPVPLESRLILKAALKREEKGLLDIDTTACLEDGSVAAVGKGRMMIIEKRRP
- a CDS encoding chromosomal replication initiator protein DnaA, which produces MSAVWDQVKDQIRSYLPKNSFSLWIHPISCLEANGTSMVLGCPNRFSRNWVMENYLSLIREKLEASGMGHMAVDFKVQARKREPSPAALPTHPDQLPLPSMPRPRNLWLKSQFTFDRFIVGQSNEFAYSASRSMASGGSCDYQSLLMLANTGLGKTHLSQAIGHTILDKDPESRIFYMTAEDFTNEMIAS
- a CDS encoding D-alanine--D-alanine ligase, coding for MTRKIRIAVLAGGWSGERQVSLKSGKAVYEALNRERYDVTLYDPRDDLETLIRKRGEIDLAFILLHGRFGEDGRIQGMLDLLQIPFVGSGVLASAMALNKRVAKDVFRRAGLPVAEDMILNRGEGFSADEVAERLGVPLVVKPVSEGSSLGIAIAHDRESIAEGIKKAFQYDREVMAEAYVAGTEITCCVLGNQALEALPVVEIVPTDAYAFFDYEAKYTPGATREICPAPIPQVLAQEAAKWAKAAHTALGCRVWSRSDMIIRDETLYLLETNTIPGMTETSLFPLAARAAGMSLSDLLDRMIALSLED
- a CDS encoding homocysteine biosynthesis protein, whose amino-acid sequence is MARTIEEINEKIRAGSVVVFTAEEIIEVVREKGIKRASREVDVVTTGTFSPMCSSGAFINLRQEQQKMKFGGGYATLNDVPAYAGLAAADIYLGATALPEGDPRNNNGRPGRFRYGGAHVIEELAQGKKVLLNAGGYGTDCYPKKRREQMIGFEDMNEAFLFNPRNCYQNYNVAVNLSDKPIYTYMGKLKPRLGNANYCSAGQLSPLLNDPMYRTIGIGTRIFFCGTEGYVVWNGTQHNPDVPRLANGTPTAGAGTLALIGNLKDMDPKWLRAVSFTGYGVSLSVAVGLPIPILDEEMMRFVSISDAELKAPVIDYGVFYPTGEGKPKLAEVTYEELKSGTIEVNGKKVPTGSFSSYAKAKEVAGYLKSLITDGKFFMTQAVQPLPGPNHK
- a CDS encoding Rrf2 family transcriptional regulator produces the protein MKLSTRSRYGTRMMLDLAAHYDEGPVQIGDISRRENISVKYLEQLIIPLKKARLIESARGPKGGHMLTKSPEEITIGEIVRVMEGGIDLTHCIENPDVCEKTNSCLTRTVWEDATRAIYERLDASTLANIIEKGSNR
- a CDS encoding MOSC domain-containing protein, producing MKIASIAISRKKGTPKGEVREASLLKDYGIEGDAHAGPWHRQVSFLSAESIQGARGRGLDVAFGSFAENIATTGVDWQAIPVGTRMGLGDSALVEITQKGKDCHKRCAVYYLSGDCIMPREGVFGRVISGGKIRCGDAVRIVGRP